In Lemur catta isolate mLemCat1 chromosome 1, mLemCat1.pri, whole genome shotgun sequence, one DNA window encodes the following:
- the LOC123622161 gene encoding small nuclear ribonucleoprotein G-like: MNKAHPPKVKKFMDKKLSLKLNGEARHVQGILQGFDPFINLVIDECVEMATNRQRNNIGMVVM; the protein is encoded by the exons ATGAACAAAGCTCACCCTCCCAAGGTGAAAAAATTTATGGACAAGAAGTTATCATTGAAATTAAATGGTgaggccag ACATGTCCAAGGAATATTGCAGGGATTTGATCCCTTTATTAATCTTGTGATAGATGAATGTGTGGAGATGGCAACTAACAGGCAACGGAACAATATCGGAATGGTGGTAATGTGA